TCAGGGGCGGGTGAAGGTCAATGTCGCCACGTCATGCGACCGATGCTAGACCGCACGAACGGATCAGGTGGGCGATCCGGAGGAGAAGCGCCGCAGCAGCGGCGACAGCACGAGCACGGACTTGGTCCGCTCCACGAACGGCTCCCCCGCGATCCGCTCCAGGACCCGCTCGAAGTGCCGCATGTCGGAGGCGAACACCTGGGCGACCGCGTCCGCGTCCCCGGTGACGGTGGACGCGGCCACGACCTCCTGGTAGCGCTCCAGGCCCCGCTGGATGGTCTCCGGCGACGTGTTGCGGCGGCAGTAGATCTCGACGAACCCCTCGGTCTCCCAGCCGAGCGCCGACGGGTCCACCCGGACGGTGAACCCGGTGATGGCGCCGGTCGCGCGCAGCCGGTCCACGCGCCGTTTGACGGCCGGCGCGGACAGGCCGACGAGCTGCCCGATGTCCGCGTAGGAGCGGCGGGCGTCCTCGGCGAGGGCGTGCACGATGCGTTCGTCGAGATCGTTCAGCACTGCGGGCGGTTCACTTCGCTTCGGGTACGGCGAGACGGGAACGGCGGTAGCCGTACAGGAAGTAGACCACGAGACCGGCGGCCATCCAGAACCCGAAGACCACCCAGGTCACGCTGTCGAGGCTGAACATGTTGTACGCGCAGAAGGCGAAGCCCAGGACCGGCAGCACGGGCCCGAACGGCACCTTGAAGGTGCGCTCCAGGTTCGGCCGCCGGTACCGCAGCACGATCACCGCGATGTTGACCAGCGCGAAGGCGAACAGGGTGCCGATGCTGGTGGCGTCGACGAGCTTGCCCAGCGGGATGAGGGCGGCGAGCACACCGCAGAACAGGGAGACGATCACCGTGTTGAGGCGGGGCGCGCCGGTCTTCTCGTGGACCTTGCCGAGCGCCTTGGGCACCAGGCCGTCGCGGGACATGGCGAAGAGGATGCGGGTCTGGCCGTAGAGCACGGTGAGGACGACGCCGGCGATGGAGATGACCGCGCCGAGGGCGAGCAGGGTGCCCCAGAAGCTCTGGCCGCTGACGTCGCCAGGCGCCGACGGCGACGGCCGCGACGGTGACCGCAGGGCCCGCCTCGGGGACGGCGTCGCCGAGGACGACGAAGATGCCGGTGCCGAGTGTGGCACCGATGCCGATCATGGTGAGCTGCCACAGGCCGAGGGAGCGCCGCAGCGAGCCTCCCTCGCCCTGGCCGCCCTCCGCGACCAGGCGTTCCACGGGCTTGCGGCGCATCAGGCGCGCGCCGACCCCGAGGGACGTGGGGCCGGTCGGACTGCCGTGCCGCGGGGGTGCGCCTTGGTCGGGCACGTGCTGGCTCCTTTGGTGCTGCCGGTCAGGGGGACGGGGACCGGCGGCATCCCCTTCCGACAGGGGACCCACCGAGCGGGGTCCCCGCCACGCCACGTACGAGGCGACAGCCTACGAGCAGCGGCGTTGCCGTTGTAATGCAGCAACCTTGCGTGTGCCCGCAAGATCATTGGGGTCCTCGGCGGCGGGCGGGTGTTCGTTGCACGGCGACTGTCGCCTGTTGCGTATCGGACATCCCGGGCCCACCCGGACAACGCCTCGGCCGGACACGACGACGGCCCCCGTCGGTCCTCACCGGAGGTCCAACGGGGGCGGTACGAACGGGAGTCGATCAGTTCCAGCTGGCGTGCAGGGGCTTGCCCTCGGCGTAGCCGGCGGCGCTCTGGATGCCGACGACGGCCTTCTCGGCGAACTCCTCCAGGGAGGCGGCGCCTGCGTAGGTGCAGGAGGAGCGGACGCCCGCGATGATCGAGTCGATCAGGTCCTCGACGCCGGGCCGGGCCGGGTCGAGGAACATGCGGGAGGTGGAGATGCCCTCCTCGAACAGGCCCTTGCGGGCGCGGTCGTACGCGGACTCCTCGGAGGTGCGGTTGGCCACGGCGCGCGCGGACGCCATGCCGAACGACTCCTTGTAGAAGCGCCCGTTCGCGTCCTGCTGGAGGTCGCCCGGCGACTCGTACGTCCCCGCGAACCAGGAACCGACCATCACGTTGGAGGCACCGGCGGCCAGCGCCATCGCCACGTCGCGCGGGTGCCGGACACCGCCGTCCGCCCAGACGTGCTTGCCGTACTTCTTCGCCTCGGCGGCGCACTCCAGCACGGCCGAGAACTGCGGACGGCCGACGCCGGTCATCATCCGGGTGGTGCACATGGCGCCCGGACCGACACCGACCTTGACGATGTCGGCGCCCGCCTCGATCAGGTCGCGCACGCCCTCGGCCGAGACGATGTTGCCGGCCACGATCGGCACCTGCGGGTCGAGGTCGCGCACCAGCTTGATGGCGCTGATCATCGACTCCTGGTGGCCGTGCGCGGTGTCGATGACGAGCGTGTCGACGCCCGCGTCGAGCACCTGCTTGGCCTTGCCCGCGACGTCGCCGTTGATGCCGACGGCGGCGGCGACGCGCAGCCTGCCCCGCGCGTCGACGGCCGGCGTGTACAGCGTGGCGCGCAGCGCGCCCTTGCGGGTGAGGATGCCGACGAGCTTGCCGTCGGCGTCGACGGCGGGGGCGTAGCGCCGGTTGTGGTGGTCGAGGGTGTTGAACGCCTCGCGCGGGTCCATGTCGGCGTCGAGCAGCAGCAGGTCCTTGGACATGACCACTTCGAGCTGGGTGAAGCGGTCGACGCCGGTGAGGTCCCGGTCGGTGACGACACCGATGGGGCGGTGCTCCTCGTCCACGACGACACCGGCGTTGTGCGCCCGCTTGTGCAGCAGCGACAGCGCGTCGGCGACGGTCTGGTGCGGGGCCAGCACGATGGGGGTGTCGAGGACGAGGTGGCGGCTCTTCACCCAGGAGACGACGTCGGTGACGACGTCGATCGGGATGTCCTGCGGGATGACCACTAGTCCGCCGCGCCGCGCCACGGTCTCGGCCATGCGGCGGCCGGCGATGGCGGTCATGTTGGCGACGACGAGCGGAATCGTGGTGCCCGTGCCGTCCGGGGAGCTGAGGTCCACGCCCTGACGGGAGCCCACCGCGCTGCGGCTCGGCACCATGAACACGTCGTCGTACGTCAGGTCGTACGAGGGCTGGATGTCGTTGAGGAAACGCACGTGCTGCACATCCCAGTCGATCAGAGGTGGCCCCCGGACAGGTCAGCCAGGGGAGAAGAGCACG
This region of Streptomyces chromofuscus genomic DNA includes:
- a CDS encoding Lrp/AsnC family transcriptional regulator: MLNDLDERIVHALAEDARRSYADIGQLVGLSAPAVKRRVDRLRATGAITGFTVRVDPSALGWETEGFVEIYCRRNTSPETIQRGLERYQEVVAASTVTGDADAVAQVFASDMRHFERVLERIAGEPFVERTKSVLVLSPLLRRFSSGSPT
- a CDS encoding GuaB1 family IMP dehydrogenase-related protein, producing MRFLNDIQPSYDLTYDDVFMVPSRSAVGSRQGVDLSSPDGTGTTIPLVVANMTAIAGRRMAETVARRGGLVVIPQDIPIDVVTDVVSWVKSRHLVLDTPIVLAPHQTVADALSLLHKRAHNAGVVVDEEHRPIGVVTDRDLTGVDRFTQLEVVMSKDLLLLDADMDPREAFNTLDHHNRRYAPAVDADGKLVGILTRKGALRATLYTPAVDARGRLRVAAAVGINGDVAGKAKQVLDAGVDTLVIDTAHGHQESMISAIKLVRDLDPQVPIVAGNIVSAEGVRDLIEAGADIVKVGVGPGAMCTTRMMTGVGRPQFSAVLECAAEAKKYGKHVWADGGVRHPRDVAMALAAGASNVMVGSWFAGTYESPGDLQQDANGRFYKESFGMASARAVANRTSEESAYDRARKGLFEEGISTSRMFLDPARPGVEDLIDSIIAGVRSSCTYAGAASLEEFAEKAVVGIQSAAGYAEGKPLHASWN